One window of Triticum dicoccoides isolate Atlit2015 ecotype Zavitan chromosome 5A, WEW_v2.0, whole genome shotgun sequence genomic DNA carries:
- the LOC119303992 gene encoding 4-coumarate--CoA ligase-like 4: MATAAADPRSGYCAATGAFRSKRAEVPLPADRDLDVVTFLASRRHSGVVALVDASTGRRTTFAELWRAVAGAATALAAPPFGLRKGHVALILSPNSVHFPVAALAAMSLGAVVTTANPLNTAAEIAKQVADARPVLAFTTRDLLPKLPRAADGLRVVLLESSSSPAPAGAADPRIVATIDEISATAPDPARRRDRVTQDDQATLLYSSGTTGPSKGVVATHRNLISMVQIVMNRFRLEDSDTTETFLCTVPMFHVYGLVAFATGLLGCGATIVVLSKFELPEMLRCISAYGVTYLPLVPPILVAMVAHPKPLPLGNLRKVLSGGAPLSKELIEGFREKYPQVEILQGYGLTESTAIGASTDSAEESRRYGTAGLLSPNTEAKIVDPETGEALPVNRTGELWIRGPYVMKGYFNNTEATQSTVTPDGWLKTGDLCYIDEDGYLFVVDRLKELIKYKGYQVPPAELEALLLTHPEVSDVAVIPFPDRDVGQFPMAYVVRKKGSSLSAQEVMEFVAKQVAPYKKVRKVAFVMDIPKNASGKILRKDLIKLATSKL, from the exons atggccacggcggcggcggACCCGCGGAGCGGCTACTGCGCCGCGACGGGCGCGTTCCGGAGCAAGCGGGCGGAGGTGCCGCTGCCCGCGGACCGGGACCTGGACGTGGTCACCTTCCTGGCCTCCCGCCGCCACTCGGGCGTCGTCGCGCTCGTCGACGCCTCCACGGGCCGCCGCACCACCTTCGCCGAGCTCTGGCGCGCGGTCGCCGGCGCCGCCACCGCGCTCGCCGCGCCGCCCTTCGGCCTCCGCAAGGGCCACGTCGCGCTCATCCTCTCCCCCAACTCGGTCCACTTCCCCGTCGCCGCGCTCGCCGCCATGTCGCTCGGCGCCGTCGTCACCACCGCCAACCCGCTCAACACCGCCGCCGAGATCGCCAAGCAGGTCGCCGACGCCCGCCCCGTCCTCGCCTTCACCACCCGCGACCTCCTCCCCAAGCTCCCCCGCGCCGCCGACGGCCTCCGCGTCGTTCTCCtcgagtcctcctcctctcccgctccCGCCGGCGCCGCCGACCCGCGGATCGTCGCCACAATCGACGAGATCTCCGCCACGGCGCCCGACCCCGCGCGCCGCCGGGACCGCGTCACGCAGGACGACCAGGCCACGCTGCTCTACTCCTCCGGCACCACGGGGCCCAGCAAGGGCGTGGTCGCCACGCACCGGAACCTCATCTCCATGGTCCAGATCGTCATGAACCGCTTCCGCCTCGAGGACTCGGACACCACGGAGACCTTCCTCTGCACGGTGCCCATGTTCCACGTCTACGGCCTCGTCGCCTTCGCCACCGGCCTGCTCGGCTGCGGCGCCACCATCGTCGTGCTCTCCAAGTTCGAGCTCCCCGAGATGCTGCGCTGCATCAGCGCCTACGGGGTCACCTACCTGCCGCTCGTGCCGCCCATCCTCGTCGCCATGGTCGCGCACCCCAAGCCGCTGCCTTTGGGCAACCTGCGCAAGGTCCTCTCCGGCGGCGCGCCGCTCAGCAAGGAGCTCATCGAAGGCTTCAGGGAGAAGTACCCGCAGGTGGAGATCCTGCAGGGGTACGGGCTGACGGAGAGCACGGCCATCGGCGCGTCCACGGACTCGGCCGAGGAGAGCCGCCGGTACGGGACGGCCGGGCTCCTGTCGCCCAACACCGAGGCCAAGATCGTCGACCCAGAGACCGGCGAGGCGCTGCCGGTGAACCGCACCGGCGAGCTCTGGATCCGGGGACCCTACGTCATGAAAG GCTACTTCAACAACACAGAGGCAACACAGTCGACGGTGACACCCGACGGATGGCTCAAGACCGGTGATCTCTGCTACATAGACGAGGATGGTTATCTCTTCGTGGTGGACCGTCTGAAAGAGTTGATCAAATACAAAGGCTATCAG GTGCCCCCAGCAGAGTTGGAAGCTCTTCTGCTGACACATCCAGAGGTTTCCGATGTCGCTGTTATTCC ATTTCCGGACAGGGACGTCGGTCAGTTCCCGATGGCCTACGTCGTGAGGAAGAAAGGGAGCAGCCTATCAGCTCAGGAGGTGATGGAGTTTGTGGCGAAACAG GTAGCACCTTACAAGAAGGTCAGGAAGGTGGCATTCGTGATGGACATCCCCAAGAATGCGTCTGGCAAGATACTGAGGAAGGATCTTATCAAGCTCGCGACGTCCAAACTCTGA
- the LOC119303993 gene encoding uncharacterized protein LOC119303993 isoform X6: MALDERNASQRARRQSLTIDERQEINARRRARRQSLPPEERQALLAQRNASYASKRDALCRDSVALQCPTGSLMGHPSSSSYVFSHPGDDDTIQHMELTSVQCPTSTSVDNPSSPHDGFVYSDSPIESFVADDDDSHMSEEQDDEYFAFAGRGDDEDLVDAFTTDTIVPDLYDRVYHNIPVSRWMM, translated from the exons ATGGCACTTGATGAGAGGAATGCAAGCCAACGAGCACGTAGGCAAAGTTTGACAATAGATGAGAGGCAAGAAATAAATGCACGCCGGCGAGCACGTAGGCAAAGCCTACCACCTGAAGAGCGGCAAGCACTCCTAGCTCAACGTAATGCAAGCTACGCATCTAAACGAGATGCCCTCTGCAGGGATTCTGTTGCACTACAGTGCCCTACAGGTTCATTGATGGGACATCCATCATCAAGTTCTTATGTCTTTAGCCACCCAG GAGATGATGATACTATCCAGCACATGGAACTCACATCAGTGCAATGTCCAACATCTACTTCAGTGGACAATCCATCATCACCCCATGATGGTTTCGTATATTCAGATTCCCCAATAGAAAGCTTTGTCGCCGATGATGATGATTCTCACATGTCTGAAGAACAAGACGATGAGTACTTCGCATTTGCTGGGAGAG GTGACGATGAAGACTTGGTAGATGCCTTTACAACAGACACCATTGTCCCTGACCTATATGAtcgtgtctaccacaatatacca GTGAGCAGATGGATGATGTGA
- the LOC119303993 gene encoding uncharacterized protein LOC119303993 isoform X5, translating to MALDERNASQRARRQSLTIDERQEINARRRARRQSLPPEERQALLAQRNASYASKRDALCRDSVALQCPTGSLMGHPSSSSYVFSHPGDDDTIQHMELTSVQCPTSTSVDNPSSPHDGFVYSDSPIESFVADDDDSHMSEEQDDEYFAFAGRGDDEDLVDAFTTDTIVPDLYDRVYHNIPKSKRKAKPTPMQILQRT from the exons ATGGCACTTGATGAGAGGAATGCAAGCCAACGAGCACGTAGGCAAAGTTTGACAATAGATGAGAGGCAAGAAATAAATGCACGCCGGCGAGCACGTAGGCAAAGCCTACCACCTGAAGAGCGGCAAGCACTCCTAGCTCAACGTAATGCAAGCTACGCATCTAAACGAGATGCCCTCTGCAGGGATTCTGTTGCACTACAGTGCCCTACAGGTTCATTGATGGGACATCCATCATCAAGTTCTTATGTCTTTAGCCACCCAG GAGATGATGATACTATCCAGCACATGGAACTCACATCAGTGCAATGTCCAACATCTACTTCAGTGGACAATCCATCATCACCCCATGATGGTTTCGTATATTCAGATTCCCCAATAGAAAGCTTTGTCGCCGATGATGATGATTCTCACATGTCTGAAGAACAAGACGATGAGTACTTCGCATTTGCTGGGAGAG GTGACGATGAAGACTTGGTAGATGCCTTTACAACAGACACCATTGTCCCTGACCTATATGAtcgtgtctaccacaatatacca AAAAGCAAAAGGAAGGCCAAACCAACTCCAATGCAAATTTTACAAAGAACATAG
- the LOC119303995 gene encoding ATP-dependent DNA helicase PIF3-like has translation MTEDYRLNHMSPHAVEQMALLDIKSMLESMGKDISSFPLPEIDESYDGSNNEAREITEESTIGVNPEHLGFSSFLNPEQRYAYDEILATINSGQGGVFFVDGPEGTGKTYLYKALLAKVRGEGKIAIATATSGVAASILPGGRTAHSRFKIPLNIEDGGVCSFTKQSGTAKLLMSASLIIWDEASMTRRQAVEALDNSMRDIMAQPDLPFGGKTVVFGGDFRQVLPVVRKGTRSQIIDATLRKSYLWESMRHIRLVRNMRAQSDPWFADYLLRVGNGTEDTMDDGYIRFPDEICVPYTGVASDIDKLIESVFPMTLDENLLDPNYITSRAILSTRNE, from the coding sequence ATGACAGAAGACTATCGACTAAACCACATGTCCCCTCATGCAGTTGAGCAGATGGCTTTGTTAGATATAAAAAGTATGCTTGAATCGATGGGGAAGGACATATCATCATTCCCTCTTCCAGAAATTGATGAGTCGTATGATGGCTCAAATAACGAGGCTAGGGAGATCACAGAGGAGTCGACGATAGGGGTGAACCCAGAACACCTTGGCTTTTCATCTTTCCTAAACCCAGAACAGAGATATGCATATGATGAGATACTTGCAACAATCAATAGTGGCCAAGGAGGTGTGTTCTTTGTTGATGGACCAGAAGGCACTGGAAAGACTTATCTATACAAAGCACTACTTGCAAAAGTACGTGGTGAGGGTAAAATAGCTATTGCAACAGCGACATCAGGCGTTGCTGCATCCATCTTGCCCGGCGGGAGGACTGCACACTCAAGGTTTAAAATACCATTGAACATTGAAGATGGTGGAGTTTGCAGCTTCACCAAGCAAAGTGGGACAGCTAAGCTTCTTATGAGCGCCTCCCTCATAATTTGGGATGAGGCCTCCATGACAAGGAGACAGGCAGTCGAGGCCCTTGATAATAGCATGAGGGACATCATGGCTCAACCTGACCTGCCATTTGGCGGAAAGACTGTCGTGTTTGGGGGAGATTTCAGACAAGTGCTTCCTGTTGTTCGCAAGGGAACAAGGTCACAAATAATTGACGCGACGCTACGCAAGTCTTACCTTTGGGAGAGTATGAGACATATAAGACTTGTCCGTAATATGAGGGCTCAAAGTGATCCATGGTTTGCTGATTATCTTCTGCGTGTTGGGAATGGCACCGAAGATACTATGGATGATGGTTACATACGATTCCCAGATGAGATTTGTGTACCATATACCGGCGTTGCCTCTGATATTGACAAGCTTATTGAAAGTGTTTTCCCGATGACGCTAGATGAAAACCTCTTGGATCCAAACTACATAACGTCCCGAGCAATTCTATCAACTCGGAATGAGTAA
- the LOC119303993 gene encoding uncharacterized protein LOC119303993 isoform X4, which translates to MGHPSSSSYVFSHPGTLAQTSATIQVDNPSSPHDGFVYSDSPIESFVADDDDSHMSEEQDDEYFAFAGRGDDEDLVDAFTTDTIVPDLYDRVYHNIPVSTHMLTPKPDCNHCGAKRFQYETSGFCCRSRKINLAHSEPPLELQMLYTSSDPNAVHFRENIRYFNGHFSFTTLGVSLDNKYTNMSSGVYTFRAHGQIYHNVFSFGPTQDGPKHLELYFYDDDPSLQHRFRRSPNLDRDVIRKLVDILKDNPYSETFRNLGGVDDLEEYRIELNTDMRLDQRRYNLPISSEVAAIWVEGNELCKHFDRSIVLFGNDNKRYSIQPYYG; encoded by the exons ATGGGACATCCATCATCAAGTTCTTATGTCTTTAGCCACCCAGGTACGCTCGCACAAACTTCTGCTACAATTCAAG TGGACAATCCATCATCACCCCATGATGGTTTCGTATATTCAGATTCCCCAATAGAAAGCTTTGTCGCCGATGATGATGATTCTCACATGTCTGAAGAACAAGACGATGAGTACTTCGCATTTGCTGGGAGAG GTGACGATGAAGACTTGGTAGATGCCTTTACAACAGACACCATTGTCCCTGACCTATATGAtcgtgtctaccacaatataccagtAAGTACTCACATGTTGACACCAAAACCTGATTGCAATCACTGTGGTGCAAAGAGGTTCCAGTATGAAACAAGTGGATTTTGTTGTCGGTCCAGAAAGATTAACCTAGCACACTCAGAACCTCCCTTGGAACTTCAAATGTTATACACAAGTTCAGATCCCAATGCCGTGCATTTTAGGGAGAACATTCGGTACTTTAATGGACACTTCTCATTCACCACCCTTGGAGTCAGTCTGGACAATAAATACACAAACATGAGTTCAGGAGTGTATACGTTCCGAGCTCACGGTCAGATTTACCACAACGTCTTCTCATTTGGTCCAACTCAAGATGGACCTAAGCATTTGGAGCTCTACTTCTATGATGATGATCCCAGTTTACAACATAGGTTTCGGCGCTCCCCAAACCTAGACCGAGATGTCATTCGTAAGCTTGTCGACATCCTCAAGGATAATCCTTATTCTGAGACATTCAGGAATCTAGGTGGAGTCGATGACCTTGAGGAATACCGTATTGAACTAAACACCGACATGAGGTTGGACCAACGGAGATATAACTTGCCTATATCATCGGAGGTTGCGGCTATTTGGGTTGAGGGTAATGAACTATGTAAGCACTTTGATCGTAGCATAGTACTGTTTGGTAACGACAACAAGAGATATAGCATCCAGCCATATTATGGATGA
- the LOC119303993 gene encoding uncharacterized protein LOC119303993 isoform X2, with product MALDERNASQRARRQSLTIDERQEINARRRARRQSLPPEERQALLAQRNASYASKRDALCRDSVALQCPTGSLMGHPSSSSYVFSHPGTLAQTSATIQVDNPSSPHDGFVYSDSPIESFVADDDDSHMSEEQDDEYFAFAGRGDDEDLVDAFTTDTIVPDLYDRVYHNIPVSTHMLTPKPDCNHCGAKRFQYETSGFCCRSRKINLAHSEPPLELQMLYTSSDPNAVHFRENIRYFNGHFSFTTLGVSLDNKYTNMSSGVYTFRAHGQIYHNVFSFGPTQDGPKHLELYFYDDDPSLQHRFRRSPNLDRDVIRKLVDILKDNPYSETFRNLGGVDDLEEYRIELNTDMRLDQRRYNLPISSEVAAIWVEGNELCKHFDRSIVLFGNDNKRYSIQPYYG from the exons ATGGCACTTGATGAGAGGAATGCAAGCCAACGAGCACGTAGGCAAAGTTTGACAATAGATGAGAGGCAAGAAATAAATGCACGCCGGCGAGCACGTAGGCAAAGCCTACCACCTGAAGAGCGGCAAGCACTCCTAGCTCAACGTAATGCAAGCTACGCATCTAAACGAGATGCCCTCTGCAGGGATTCTGTTGCACTACAGTGCCCTACAGGTTCATTGATGGGACATCCATCATCAAGTTCTTATGTCTTTAGCCACCCAGGTACGCTCGCACAAACTTCTGCTACAATTCAAG TGGACAATCCATCATCACCCCATGATGGTTTCGTATATTCAGATTCCCCAATAGAAAGCTTTGTCGCCGATGATGATGATTCTCACATGTCTGAAGAACAAGACGATGAGTACTTCGCATTTGCTGGGAGAG GTGACGATGAAGACTTGGTAGATGCCTTTACAACAGACACCATTGTCCCTGACCTATATGAtcgtgtctaccacaatataccagtAAGTACTCACATGTTGACACCAAAACCTGATTGCAATCACTGTGGTGCAAAGAGGTTCCAGTATGAAACAAGTGGATTTTGTTGTCGGTCCAGAAAGATTAACCTAGCACACTCAGAACCTCCCTTGGAACTTCAAATGTTATACACAAGTTCAGATCCCAATGCCGTGCATTTTAGGGAGAACATTCGGTACTTTAATGGACACTTCTCATTCACCACCCTTGGAGTCAGTCTGGACAATAAATACACAAACATGAGTTCAGGAGTGTATACGTTCCGAGCTCACGGTCAGATTTACCACAACGTCTTCTCATTTGGTCCAACTCAAGATGGACCTAAGCATTTGGAGCTCTACTTCTATGATGATGATCCCAGTTTACAACATAGGTTTCGGCGCTCCCCAAACCTAGACCGAGATGTCATTCGTAAGCTTGTCGACATCCTCAAGGATAATCCTTATTCTGAGACATTCAGGAATCTAGGTGGAGTCGATGACCTTGAGGAATACCGTATTGAACTAAACACCGACATGAGGTTGGACCAACGGAGATATAACTTGCCTATATCATCGGAGGTTGCGGCTATTTGGGTTGAGGGTAATGAACTATGTAAGCACTTTGATCGTAGCATAGTACTGTTTGGTAACGACAACAAGAGATATAGCATCCAGCCATATTATGGATGA
- the LOC119303993 gene encoding uncharacterized protein LOC119303993 isoform X3 — translation MGHPSSSSYVFSHPGDDDTIQHMELTSVQCPTSTSVDNPSSPHDGFVYSDSPIESFVADDDDSHMSEEQDDEYFAFAGRGDDEDLVDAFTTDTIVPDLYDRVYHNIPVSTHMLTPKPDCNHCGAKRFQYETSGFCCRSRKINLAHSEPPLELQMLYTSSDPNAVHFRENIRYFNGHFSFTTLGVSLDNKYTNMSSGVYTFRAHGQIYHNVFSFGPTQDGPKHLELYFYDDDPSLQHRFRRSPNLDRDVIRKLVDILKDNPYSETFRNLGGVDDLEEYRIELNTDMRLDQRRYNLPISSEVAAIWVEGNELCKHFDRSIVLFGNDNKRYSIQPYYG, via the exons ATGGGACATCCATCATCAAGTTCTTATGTCTTTAGCCACCCAG GAGATGATGATACTATCCAGCACATGGAACTCACATCAGTGCAATGTCCAACATCTACTTCAGTGGACAATCCATCATCACCCCATGATGGTTTCGTATATTCAGATTCCCCAATAGAAAGCTTTGTCGCCGATGATGATGATTCTCACATGTCTGAAGAACAAGACGATGAGTACTTCGCATTTGCTGGGAGAG GTGACGATGAAGACTTGGTAGATGCCTTTACAACAGACACCATTGTCCCTGACCTATATGAtcgtgtctaccacaatataccagtAAGTACTCACATGTTGACACCAAAACCTGATTGCAATCACTGTGGTGCAAAGAGGTTCCAGTATGAAACAAGTGGATTTTGTTGTCGGTCCAGAAAGATTAACCTAGCACACTCAGAACCTCCCTTGGAACTTCAAATGTTATACACAAGTTCAGATCCCAATGCCGTGCATTTTAGGGAGAACATTCGGTACTTTAATGGACACTTCTCATTCACCACCCTTGGAGTCAGTCTGGACAATAAATACACAAACATGAGTTCAGGAGTGTATACGTTCCGAGCTCACGGTCAGATTTACCACAACGTCTTCTCATTTGGTCCAACTCAAGATGGACCTAAGCATTTGGAGCTCTACTTCTATGATGATGATCCCAGTTTACAACATAGGTTTCGGCGCTCCCCAAACCTAGACCGAGATGTCATTCGTAAGCTTGTCGACATCCTCAAGGATAATCCTTATTCTGAGACATTCAGGAATCTAGGTGGAGTCGATGACCTTGAGGAATACCGTATTGAACTAAACACCGACATGAGGTTGGACCAACGGAGATATAACTTGCCTATATCATCGGAGGTTGCGGCTATTTGGGTTGAGGGTAATGAACTATGTAAGCACTTTGATCGTAGCATAGTACTGTTTGGTAACGACAACAAGAGATATAGCATCCAGCCATATTATGGATGA
- the LOC119303993 gene encoding uncharacterized protein LOC119303993 isoform X1: MALDERNASQRARRQSLTIDERQEINARRRARRQSLPPEERQALLAQRNASYASKRDALCRDSVALQCPTGSLMGHPSSSSYVFSHPGDDDTIQHMELTSVQCPTSTSVDNPSSPHDGFVYSDSPIESFVADDDDSHMSEEQDDEYFAFAGRGDDEDLVDAFTTDTIVPDLYDRVYHNIPVSTHMLTPKPDCNHCGAKRFQYETSGFCCRSRKINLAHSEPPLELQMLYTSSDPNAVHFRENIRYFNGHFSFTTLGVSLDNKYTNMSSGVYTFRAHGQIYHNVFSFGPTQDGPKHLELYFYDDDPSLQHRFRRSPNLDRDVIRKLVDILKDNPYSETFRNLGGVDDLEEYRIELNTDMRLDQRRYNLPISSEVAAIWVEGNELCKHFDRSIVLFGNDNKRYSIQPYYG; this comes from the exons ATGGCACTTGATGAGAGGAATGCAAGCCAACGAGCACGTAGGCAAAGTTTGACAATAGATGAGAGGCAAGAAATAAATGCACGCCGGCGAGCACGTAGGCAAAGCCTACCACCTGAAGAGCGGCAAGCACTCCTAGCTCAACGTAATGCAAGCTACGCATCTAAACGAGATGCCCTCTGCAGGGATTCTGTTGCACTACAGTGCCCTACAGGTTCATTGATGGGACATCCATCATCAAGTTCTTATGTCTTTAGCCACCCAG GAGATGATGATACTATCCAGCACATGGAACTCACATCAGTGCAATGTCCAACATCTACTTCAGTGGACAATCCATCATCACCCCATGATGGTTTCGTATATTCAGATTCCCCAATAGAAAGCTTTGTCGCCGATGATGATGATTCTCACATGTCTGAAGAACAAGACGATGAGTACTTCGCATTTGCTGGGAGAG GTGACGATGAAGACTTGGTAGATGCCTTTACAACAGACACCATTGTCCCTGACCTATATGAtcgtgtctaccacaatataccagtAAGTACTCACATGTTGACACCAAAACCTGATTGCAATCACTGTGGTGCAAAGAGGTTCCAGTATGAAACAAGTGGATTTTGTTGTCGGTCCAGAAAGATTAACCTAGCACACTCAGAACCTCCCTTGGAACTTCAAATGTTATACACAAGTTCAGATCCCAATGCCGTGCATTTTAGGGAGAACATTCGGTACTTTAATGGACACTTCTCATTCACCACCCTTGGAGTCAGTCTGGACAATAAATACACAAACATGAGTTCAGGAGTGTATACGTTCCGAGCTCACGGTCAGATTTACCACAACGTCTTCTCATTTGGTCCAACTCAAGATGGACCTAAGCATTTGGAGCTCTACTTCTATGATGATGATCCCAGTTTACAACATAGGTTTCGGCGCTCCCCAAACCTAGACCGAGATGTCATTCGTAAGCTTGTCGACATCCTCAAGGATAATCCTTATTCTGAGACATTCAGGAATCTAGGTGGAGTCGATGACCTTGAGGAATACCGTATTGAACTAAACACCGACATGAGGTTGGACCAACGGAGATATAACTTGCCTATATCATCGGAGGTTGCGGCTATTTGGGTTGAGGGTAATGAACTATGTAAGCACTTTGATCGTAGCATAGTACTGTTTGGTAACGACAACAAGAGATATAGCATCCAGCCATATTATGGATGA